The nucleotide window GCAAATACAAAAAAAGCCTTCGTTGGAAGACTTTCTTTGTGACCTAAAGGGTTGATATGATTCCCGGCAATAACCAGGTGGGTACCCTGTTCAGATTTTTAGGATTCTCTGATAAATCAGAGTTTTCGACACCAAACTGAAACGTCCGGGTTCCCATATATCAAGTGTTGGAAATATATGTGTTCCCTTTAGGCATTAGTATTATAGCACGCATTTTTTTATTTATGAATGCTTGACATTTGGAAACTTATAGAAAGTGTTATTTTTCCAGTGCAATGTGCAATTCTTTCAGCTGTTTTTCATCCACCGTGTTCGGAGCTTCACTCATCAGATCTGAAGCACTGGCGGTTTTCGGGAATGCCACAACGTCGCGGATGTTGTCCGTACCGGCTAAGATCATGACCAAGCGTTCCAGACCGATGCCCACGCCGCCATGCGGCGGAGTGCCGTAACGGAAGGCATCAATGAAGAAGCCAAATTTTTCGCGCGCTTCCTCCATCGACATACCGATCGCTTCAAAAACCTTTTCCTGCACATGCTGATCATGAATCCGGATGGATCCGCTCAGCAGCTCATATCCGTTGAGAACCAAGTCATAGGCACGGGAATAACAGTTTTCCGGATCGCTCATCAGCTTGTCCACATCTTCCAGATTCGGGCTGGTAAACGGATGGTGGGCAGCGACATAGCGCTGTTCTTCCTCGCTGTACTCAAACATCGGGAAATTCGTAACCCACAGGAAGTTGAACTGACTTTCATCAATCAGCTTCAGCTGACGTCCCAGCTTGACCCGCAGCGCACCCAAGGCCGTCTGTGCAACCTTAGCTTTATCGGCAATCATAAAAATTAGATCGTTGTCGTGTAATCCCAGCGTTTCAATCAATGCTGTCTTTTCTTCCGGTTTCAGCACCTTCGCTACCGATCCGCTCAGTTCGCCGTTCGCCATTTTCAGCCAAGCCAGCGCCTTCGCTCCGTAGATTTTGACAAATTCCTGAAGCTTGTCAATTTCCTTGCGGGAAAACTGATCGGCTGCCTGCGCAGCAACGATCGCCCCTACCATGCCTTTCGGCTGTTCCAGCACGTTCTTAAAGACGGTAAATTCTGTATTCTGAAATAACTCGCTGACATTCTGGATTTCCATACCGAAACGGGTATCCGGTTTATCTGAGCCGTAGCGGGCCATGCATTCGTTATAGGTTAAGCGCGGGAAGGCGGACAGCTCCACCTGTTTCAGGTTCCGGAAGAGTTCCTTCATCAAGCCTTCGACGATTGTCCAGACCTGTTCTTCATCGACAAAGCTCATCTCGATATCAATCTGTGTGAATTCCGGCTGGCGGTCTGCACGCAGATCTTCATCACGGAAGCAGCGGGCGATCTGGAAATATTTTTCAATCCCGCCGACCATCAGCAGCTGCTTGTAAATCTGCGGCGACTGCGGCAGAGCGAAGAACTTCCCCTTGAAAATCCGCGAAGGCACAAGGTAATCACGGGCCCCTTCCGGTGTGGATTTGCACAGAATTGGCGTTTCCACTTCAATAAAGCCCTGGTCTGACAAATAATTGCGCGTCAGCATCGTCACCTTGTGGCGCAGCATCAGGTTGTTCTGAATCGGTGCGCGGCGCAGGTCGAGATAGCGATATTTCAGACGCGTATCTTCCAGTGCGTCGGTTTCATCGGCAATGATCATCGGTGTTGTTTCCGCGGTGTTGACGATCGTGATCGCTTCCGCATAAACCTCAATGTCGCCGGTCGCCATCTTCGGATTTTTATCCTGACGTTCAACGACCTTGCCTTCTACCTGCAGGATGTATTCATTGCGGACATCCTTCACCTGTTCCGCTAGTTTTTCATCTACGGTAATCTGTACGATCCCGCTGCGGTCGCGCAGATCGATGAATACCAAAGCGCCTAAGTTGCGGCGGCGGCTGACCCAGCCGACCAACGTGACCGGCTCGCCGACGTGAGCTAAGCGCAGCTCTCCGTTTTGATGTGTGCGTTTCATGCTTGTTCTTCCCCTTCCTGTTGGAAATAAGCGTCCAGTGTGGCGATCAGTTCATCCTGATCAATCGTAATCTGGCGCTGCTGATCAATAAATTTGACGTTCACCTGATGATTCGCGGCTTCGCTTTCCCCGGCAATCACCGCGACTTTGGCTTTGCGCCGATCTACCGATTTAAACTGTGCTTTCAGCGAACGCGGCTGAATGTTGAATTCGGTATGGTAACCGGCAGCCCGGCACTGCGTCGCCAGTTCCAGTGGCAGCGTGCCAACCTCACCTAAGGCCATGACGTAGACATCCAGGCTTTCTTCTTCGCCCAGTTCCACTTCTTCAGCTTCGGCTAGGATCATCAAGCGTTCCAGCCCCATCGCAAAACCAACCCCCGACATTTGCGGACCGCCGAAATATTCGACCAAGCCATCGTAGCGGCCGCCGGCGAAAACCGTGGCCTGCGAACCGGATTCCGGATGTGTGGAAACAACCTCAAAAACGGTATGCGTATAGTAGTCCAATCCCCGCACCAGCTTATCGTCAATTTCATACGGAATTTCCAACGCGTCCAGCGCCGCCAGCACCTGATCAAAATAGTCCTTGGATTCCGGAGTTAAATATTCCTGCAGCGAGGGCACGTTCTGCATGCTCGGATGTTCGCTGTCAACCTTGCAATCGAGTAAGCGCAAAGGATTTTGTTCATAGCGCCGCTGACAATCCGCGCACAGCTCACTCACACTGTCTTTGAAATGTTCGCGCAATGCCCCGCGGTAGGCCGTCCGGCTGGCATCATCGCCCAGTGTGTTGATCAGCACTTTGACCTGACTTAAGCCTAAAGCCTTGACGATACTGTAGCCCAGCGCGATGACCTCGGCGTCGATCAGCGGACTCTTCATCCCAATGTTTTCAATTCCGAACTGATTAAACTGACGGTAACGGCCTTTCTGCGGACGTTCATAGCGGAACATTTCACCCATGTAATACAGTTTGGCCGGCATTTCCAGGCGTCCATACATCTTGTGCTGAACAAAGCTGCGAACAACGCCGGCCGTTCCTTCCGGCCGCAGCGTCAGTGAATCTTCACCATGCACCGAGAAGGTATACATTTCTTTATTGACCATATCAGAGCTGTCATTTTCCCGTTTGAACACCCGCGTATCCTCAAAAACCGGCGTGCGGATTTCTT belongs to Holdemania massiliensis and includes:
- the aspS gene encoding aspartate--tRNA ligase, with protein sequence MKRTHQNGELRLAHVGEPVTLVGWVSRRRNLGALVFIDLRDRSGIVQITVDEKLAEQVKDVRNEYILQVEGKVVERQDKNPKMATGDIEVYAEAITIVNTAETTPMIIADETDALEDTRLKYRYLDLRRAPIQNNLMLRHKVTMLTRNYLSDQGFIEVETPILCKSTPEGARDYLVPSRIFKGKFFALPQSPQIYKQLLMVGGIEKYFQIARCFRDEDLRADRQPEFTQIDIEMSFVDEEQVWTIVEGLMKELFRNLKQVELSAFPRLTYNECMARYGSDKPDTRFGMEIQNVSELFQNTEFTVFKNVLEQPKGMVGAIVAAQAADQFSRKEIDKLQEFVKIYGAKALAWLKMANGELSGSVAKVLKPEEKTALIETLGLHDNDLIFMIADKAKVAQTALGALRVKLGRQLKLIDESQFNFLWVTNFPMFEYSEEEQRYVAAHHPFTSPNLEDVDKLMSDPENCYSRAYDLVLNGYELLSGSIRIHDQHVQEKVFEAIGMSMEEAREKFGFFIDAFRYGTPPHGGVGIGLERLVMILAGTDNIRDVVAFPKTASASDLMSEAPNTVDEKQLKELHIALEK
- the hisS gene encoding histidine--tRNA ligase, with protein sequence MMENYQTPRGTQDLLPEATRKWQKVEDLIRNLCDVYGYEEIRTPVFEDTRVFKRENDSSDMVNKEMYTFSVHGEDSLTLRPEGTAGVVRSFVQHKMYGRLEMPAKLYYMGEMFRYERPQKGRYRQFNQFGIENIGMKSPLIDAEVIALGYSIVKALGLSQVKVLINTLGDDASRTAYRGALREHFKDSVSELCADCQRRYEQNPLRLLDCKVDSEHPSMQNVPSLQEYLTPESKDYFDQVLAALDALEIPYEIDDKLVRGLDYYTHTVFEVVSTHPESGSQATVFAGGRYDGLVEYFGGPQMSGVGFAMGLERLMILAEAEEVELGEEESLDVYVMALGEVGTLPLELATQCRAAGYHTEFNIQPRSLKAQFKSVDRRKAKVAVIAGESEAANHQVNVKFIDQQRQITIDQDELIATLDAYFQQEGEEQA